The Sediminitomix flava genome window below encodes:
- a CDS encoding bestrophin family protein, whose translation MIVRKRLKFSLLVKHLHRPLIYFTSVSSLTYLIYETLEMKNVYLPTSITAVMGTALAIFIGFRNSSSYDRWWEARKIWGGIVNSSRTFGRQITTLVTLHQVNNDKINKDDLIQIHKEMVFRHIAWINALRLQLRNKDDWLEVNKYLSKEEWERLKEKSNKATQLIQKQAERFTELLELGFIEDFRHIQFDNTLTEFYNLQGKAERIKNTPLPRQYDFFINMFMWCFVTLLPLTLINPLETIGISWTVIPLTILIAMCFYLVSAIAAYNEDPFEN comes from the coding sequence ATGATCGTCAGAAAAAGATTAAAGTTTAGCTTATTAGTAAAACACCTTCATCGTCCTTTAATATACTTTACCTCTGTTTCTTCTCTAACCTATTTAATCTATGAAACATTAGAGATGAAAAATGTCTATTTACCTACATCTATCACAGCTGTTATGGGAACAGCATTAGCAATTTTTATAGGTTTTAGAAATAGCTCTTCTTATGACCGATGGTGGGAAGCTAGAAAAATATGGGGCGGAATTGTAAATAGTAGTCGTACTTTCGGACGGCAGATAACGACTCTAGTAACTCTACATCAGGTCAACAATGATAAAATCAATAAAGATGATTTAATACAAATCCATAAGGAAATGGTCTTTCGTCATATTGCTTGGATAAATGCATTACGACTTCAATTAAGAAATAAAGATGATTGGTTAGAGGTCAATAAATATTTGTCAAAAGAAGAATGGGAAAGATTAAAAGAGAAATCTAATAAAGCTACACAATTGATACAAAAGCAGGCTGAAAGGTTTACTGAATTACTAGAACTAGGTTTCATTGAAGATTTTAGACATATACAATTTGATAATACACTAACAGAATTCTACAATCTGCAAGGAAAAGCAGAAAGAATTAAGAATACTCCACTACCCCGTCAATATGATTTTTTTATCAATATGTTTATGTGGTGCTTTGTTACCTTACTGCCTCTTACATTGATCAACCCCTTAGAGACTATTGGAATTTCTTGGACAGTAATTCCTCTGACTATTTTAATTGCGATGTGCTTTTACCTAGTATCTGCAATTGCAGCTTACAACGAAGATCCTTTTGAAAACTAA